A single window of Oncorhynchus clarkii lewisi isolate Uvic-CL-2024 chromosome 10, UVic_Ocla_1.0, whole genome shotgun sequence DNA harbors:
- the LOC139419704 gene encoding uncharacterized protein: protein MANCNVMVFHTQIASVMEVLANAAVAEICKLIDDDYAVFRLEITQSQKENRVLRRKLQLLELKVARERAERTIRERVLASRPSNVKILDRYRGMARGEGHLTGGHRSFVKPARDNTWRDDQPITVDEGSGTSTQHVMVIESTDAEAAGLGVKQERSEGEDPRHSRDIQTGAAGAHPVATEDPTTTPTLPRTRHSIMEVSGTPNAILKTETITGLRQLGYPPAPRSEYLLYSNPSPRTVLSHRDLGDSLLTGNDPSCSYATETEMIPGVMPVGLDAQTNPMRGDWNQYSSRVYSEGCLDKKGEGLVVDEVKVEGEVPLTWNAESNLGEGHSQVNTSDFWDYRESLETNTNFATHSPLHALRVRDSVSTTMAPSDSHVHVLFDQVLNSNDSARSQSRRGRATSGNSKEKRFLCMFCNKGFSSPQKVEIHQRVHTGEKPYSCTQCQMRFAQACNLKRHQRVHKKREILQLPPV from the exons ATGGCTAACTGTAACGtaatggtttttcacactcaaatagcctccgttatggaggtgctagcgaatgcagccgtggcagagatctgtaaactcatagacgacgactatgcagtgtttcgtttggaaataactcaaagccagaaagaaaacagggtattgcggaggaaactacagctactggaactgaaggtggcacgggagcgcgcagagaggacaatacgagagcgcgtcctcgccagtcgtcccagtaatgtcaagatcctcgaccgatacagaggaatggcaagag gtgaaggacatctcactggaggccacaggagctttgtgaagccagCGAGAGacaatacatggagagatgaccaaccaatcactgttgatgaggggagtggaacctcaacccagcacGTTATGGTGATAGAG TCTACAGATGCAGAGGCTGCAGGTCTTGGGGTGAAGCAGGAGAGGTCTGAAGGAGAGGACCCACGGCacagcagagacatccagactggaGCAGCTGGAGCGCACCCTGTAGCCACAGaagaccccaccaccaccccaacaCTGCCCAGGACCAGACACAGCATCATGGAGGTCAGTGGAACGCCGAACGCCATCCTCAAGACAGAGACTATAACGGGGCTGAGGCAACTGGGCTATCCTCCTGCTCCCCGCTCAGAGTATTTACTTTATAGTAACCCGAGCCCGAGGACGGTTCTGTCCCATCGGGATTTAGGTGACTCGTTACTGACTGGCAATGATCCGTCCTGTTCATACGCTACGGAGACAGAGATGATACCTGGTGTCATGCCTGTGGGTTTAGATGCACAGACTAATCCAATGAGAGGAGACTGGAACCAGTACAGTAGTAGGGTATACTCTGAAGGGTGCCTAGATAAGAAAGGGGAGGGTCTGGTCGTAGATGAGGTGAAAGTGGAGGGTGAAGTTCCTCTGACATGGAATGCAGAGTCTAATTTAGGAGAAGGACACTCGCAGGTCAACACCAGTGACTTCTGGGATTACAGGGAAAGTTTAGAGACAAATACAAACTTTGCAACCCACTCCCCTTTACACGCGCTTAGGGTTCGCGACTCAGTGTCCACGACTATGGCACCTTCTGATTCACACGTCCATGTCCTTTTTGatcaggtattgaactcaaaCGACAGTGCTAGATCCCAGTCTCGAAGAGGGAGAGCCACATCAGGCAATAGTAAAGAGaaacggttcctctgcatgttctgtaacaaaggcttcagcaGCCCCCAGAAGGTTGAGAttcaccagagggtccacacaggggagaaaccctacagctgtacccagtgtcaaaTGCGCTTCGCCCAGGCTTgcaacctgaagaggcaccagagggtccacaaaAAGAGAGAAATTctacagctgcccccagtgtga